TTTATTGATtctaaggaagaaaaggaggtaGATCCAAGAGGACACAGGAGCAGCCACTGGAGTGCAGTGGGGCTGTCCGTTTGCCTTTGCGTgaagagggacagagggaggcAAACAGGTCCCACTGGGCTGGCATTGGGTGGTgctgagaggaaaggaagggaagggaagagggtgGAAGAAAATAACAGTAAACCAAGGGCACAAATCCATTCCGACAAAGATCCATCTTCAGTGCAACTCCACGTTGTGAGGTCGTGGAGGTTCTTGCCCAAGGATGTTGCCAGCAGCTTTAGCAGGGGGGACAACATCTGCTGCCATAGCAGTTGGTGATGCAGGAGATGTCAAAGCCCCCAGAGCTGATGGGCACTCCGCCAGAGCTGAGGATGTTGCCAACGGCAGCGGAGGTGGAGGATCCCACGGCGGTGttctgtgggaaggagctgaggacggggccgggcagggtcaccagcacagcaggcGGCTCAATGACGACATgggagctctggcactgcctgacacagcactcattgcagctgctggccagcgggcaggggccgcagggctggcagcaaggGTCACAGGGCCGGCAGCAGGACATGGCTCGGGGTCACAGGTGCACCTGgcacagagggcagggagggagcagaaagTGGGGACACatgaggagcagcactgcaccCAAACACCATGCAGCCAAAGCAGCTCTTGGCTCACATTGCACTGCCCAGCTCAAAGCCCAGGAGCCCCTCTCAGCCAGGCCCCAAACTCTCTCTTTCTGCACAAGACCTTCCCTCCcctgtcctctcccagcagaagcagctcccagccctttgCTACAAGAGCCCCTCTCAGCTGAGACCTACAGCCAGGAAAGAGCTGCTcttgaagcagcaggagcaggagctggatctTGCCACTCACCTGAttcctgaggagaaggaggtgagAGAAGTGGATGAGAGAGCAGAGACTGGGGCTGCCTTTTATAGCAGTCCTGCCCTgcctcaggcccagaggcacctTTGTGGAAGTCATAATTTTCTGACCAGCTCATGTCAAATGTGCACCATCCCAGCTAATGGTAGGGGCTGTGTCCTGCTTTCCTGCACTGCGGCCTCTATTTCCTGGCTTCTGCCGGCTGTGTTCCCATCTGGAGAGTTCTGTTGAGGGCCATGATGAGAGGCCCAAGAATTTCCAGGATATAACCACGTCACAGTAGGCCGAATGCTCGCATCATGCTCTGGTGGCATTCCAAGCAGGCACATGACACAAACCTGTGTCATTCCTGTGGTTTTCTTTGTGGCAAAATTCTCAGGGCATCACTCTCATTCTTCCTGTATACCTGCCCATCTCTCCctcacctctcggtgacatccCATGAGTTTTGACGTGCAGCCTCTTTGCCTGGCCTATTTTGC
This sequence is a window from Poecile atricapillus isolate bPoeAtr1 chromosome 27, bPoeAtr1.hap1, whole genome shotgun sequence. Protein-coding genes within it:
- the LOC131589072 gene encoding feather keratin Cos2-2-like, coding for MSCCRPCDPCCQPCGPCPLASSCNECCVRQCQSSHVVIEPPAVLVTLPGPVLSSFPQNTAVGSSTSAAVGNILSSGGVPISSGGFDISCITNCYGSRCCPPC